One genomic region from Halomonas sp. HAL1 encodes:
- the dmeF gene encoding CDF family Co(II)/Ni(II) efflux transporter DmeF: MHGHRLEEWQHNHVFGQDRKKSGEIRSLIVVALTVVMMVWEILAGVLYGSMALLADGLHMGSHAVALGIAAFAYAYARRNAGNTQFSFGTGKVNALGGFTGAVLLAGFALYMVIESIDRFIHPVDISFNGAIFVAVIGLIVNGVSAWILGGEDHGHGHGHEHHDHNRRAAYFHVLADALTSVLAIAALLAGKYAGWNWMDPIMGIVGALLITRWSWHLLKDTSRVLLDQQCSDLEHEVRKSIENDDVRISDLHLWAIGPNIHAAIVSIVSHAPESPAFYKQRIQAQCPSLVHITVETQRCLTGSENTDPIIR; this comes from the coding sequence ATGCATGGTCACAGGCTCGAAGAATGGCAACACAATCATGTTTTTGGTCAAGACCGTAAAAAATCCGGTGAAATACGCTCACTGATCGTCGTCGCTCTAACTGTCGTCATGATGGTGTGGGAAATTCTGGCCGGCGTCCTATACGGTTCGATGGCCCTCTTGGCCGATGGCCTTCACATGGGCTCTCATGCTGTGGCTCTGGGTATTGCAGCCTTCGCCTATGCATACGCTCGCCGCAATGCAGGCAATACACAGTTCTCATTTGGCACTGGGAAGGTCAATGCGCTAGGCGGTTTCACTGGTGCGGTCCTACTGGCAGGCTTCGCCCTGTATATGGTGATCGAAAGTATTGACCGATTCATCCACCCGGTCGACATTTCGTTTAATGGAGCTATATTCGTCGCCGTCATCGGCTTGATCGTCAATGGAGTATCAGCCTGGATACTAGGTGGGGAAGACCATGGGCATGGGCATGGGCATGAGCATCATGATCATAACCGTCGAGCGGCTTACTTCCACGTACTTGCCGATGCCTTAACTTCGGTGTTGGCGATTGCTGCCTTGCTGGCCGGAAAGTATGCGGGCTGGAACTGGATGGACCCGATCATGGGGATCGTCGGTGCGTTACTCATCACTCGCTGGTCATGGCATCTATTGAAGGACACCTCCCGCGTGCTGCTTGATCAACAGTGCAGCGACTTGGAGCACGAGGTCAGAAAATCCATCGAGAATGACGATGTACGCATCAGCGATCTGCATCTCTGGGCCATTGGCCCAAATATTCACGCCGCCATTGTCTCGATCGTTTCGCATGCTCCCGAGTCGCCTGCCTTCTATAAGCAGCGTATTCAGGCTCAGTGCCCGTCGTTGGTACACATTACAGTCGAGACACAGCGCTGTCTCACTGGTTCGGAGAATACTGACCCCATTATAAGATGA
- a CDS encoding bile acid:sodium symporter family protein — MGRFIYFVEAHLVWFVIVVAGVGLLFPATGIMLEFAIGPLLALLMLIISLTFDAHAVRIVLRKPSRQLLALGLVYGPMSIAGWLTGRLFFGSGPLAAGQTLLGTLPTDVSSPLLVLMAKGNVALAAVFNAVNTALCPFIVPFLFLWLTGLQLDVPLGSIILELTLIVLVPTVIGVSLRTRFSAFFARHDSAYAGIGSILYLLILLAVVGPNASTIIGYGWYAFVIAGAALCLNLMGYLVGMSSRLLTSDRKEVITYLFTVSKKEFSIAAAFVAASGLPSEIAIPAAFFAVIQMITSPIAAKILARH; from the coding sequence ATGGGTAGATTCATTTATTTTGTCGAGGCGCACCTTGTCTGGTTTGTAATCGTCGTCGCGGGGGTAGGTTTACTCTTTCCGGCCACCGGAATAATGCTTGAGTTCGCGATTGGGCCATTACTAGCATTACTGATGTTGATCATCAGCCTCACATTTGATGCGCATGCAGTGCGCATCGTGTTACGTAAGCCGTCACGGCAGTTGTTGGCATTGGGGCTGGTCTATGGGCCAATGTCGATTGCCGGGTGGCTAACGGGCCGTCTATTTTTTGGAAGCGGCCCGCTGGCTGCTGGCCAAACCTTGCTCGGCACTCTGCCGACGGATGTGTCCTCTCCTCTTTTGGTACTGATGGCGAAAGGCAATGTGGCGCTTGCCGCTGTTTTCAACGCAGTCAACACTGCGTTATGTCCGTTTATTGTTCCCTTCCTGTTTTTATGGCTTACCGGCCTCCAGTTAGACGTGCCACTTGGATCAATTATTCTTGAATTAACACTAATCGTGCTTGTTCCTACCGTGATTGGGGTCAGCTTGCGGACAAGGTTCTCAGCTTTCTTTGCACGGCATGATTCAGCGTATGCAGGGATAGGGTCAATTTTGTATCTGCTGATCCTACTCGCCGTGGTTGGGCCGAATGCCTCCACGATCATTGGCTATGGTTGGTATGCGTTTGTGATTGCGGGGGCGGCCCTGTGCCTCAATTTGATGGGGTACCTGGTAGGTATGTCCTCACGGTTACTCACTTCCGATCGCAAAGAGGTGATTACCTATCTTTTCACGGTCAGTAAAAAGGAATTCAGCATCGCCGCAGCGTTTGTCGCTGCTTCCGGTTTGCCATCAGAAATTGCGATTCCAGCCGCTTTTTTTGCCGTGATTCAAATGATCACTTCGCCCATCGCAGCGAAGATCCTCGCCCGCCACTGA
- a CDS encoding cation diffusion facilitator family transporter — translation MGHHHDHPHIDPASGDRRVSISIWANGLLTIAQIVGGIMAGSLSLIADALHNFSDMAALVIAFAARKIARRPADAHMTFGYGRIEIVAALINYTTLIIVGVYLIYEGAMRMIDPPEIEGWTIVIIGSVALVVDALTAMLTWSMQKESVNIRALFLHNLSDAFASIAVIVGGSLILLYDMRWVDPAITIGIALYILYLAFSEIGGPIRTLMLGSPPDIDGQAVVETVRNIEGVQDIHHVHLWQMQENMAALDCHVVLTETGWQQLESVKAEIKEQLKMRFSIAHSSLEFEHSDHAHQNADLYGHE, via the coding sequence ATGGGACATCATCATGATCATCCCCACATTGATCCTGCCTCTGGCGACCGGCGCGTCAGCATCTCCATTTGGGCCAATGGGCTCTTAACCATCGCTCAAATTGTCGGTGGCATTATGGCGGGAAGCCTATCGCTGATCGCTGATGCGTTACATAACTTTTCAGACATGGCAGCGTTAGTCATTGCCTTTGCTGCTCGTAAAATCGCCAGACGGCCTGCCGATGCGCATATGACCTTTGGCTATGGCCGCATCGAGATAGTGGCAGCACTCATCAATTACACCACCCTCATTATTGTTGGCGTCTACCTGATTTACGAAGGCGCTATGCGGATGATCGATCCCCCTGAGATAGAGGGATGGACGATCGTGATTATTGGTAGCGTTGCGCTTGTCGTCGATGCTCTTACCGCTATGCTCACGTGGTCAATGCAAAAAGAGAGTGTCAATATCCGCGCTCTTTTTCTGCATAACTTATCGGATGCGTTTGCCTCCATCGCTGTGATTGTCGGTGGTTCGCTTATTTTACTGTACGACATGCGCTGGGTAGACCCCGCGATCACGATAGGGATTGCGCTATATATTCTTTACCTTGCCTTCTCTGAAATTGGTGGCCCTATCCGTACGCTAATGCTGGGATCTCCCCCGGACATTGACGGGCAGGCAGTGGTTGAGACCGTCCGAAATATCGAGGGAGTCCAGGATATTCACCATGTGCATCTATGGCAGATGCAGGAAAACATGGCAGCCCTTGACTGCCACGTGGTTCTGACAGAAACCGGCTGGCAGCAGCTTGAATCCGTCAAAGCAGAGATCAAGGAGCAGCTTAAAATGCGCTTCAGTATTGCTCATTCCAGCCTAGAGTTTGAGCATAGTGACCACGCGCATCAAAATGCCGATCTATATGGGCACGAGTGA
- a CDS encoding thioredoxin domain-containing protein has product MFKKASFILAGTLMLTAAIVAVSKPALLGMQAQAAKESGVQAEDSLVRSHSPILGREDAPVTIVEFFDPACEACRAFYPLTKSILETYPEKVRLIVRYTPFHGDVSDKAIRVLEVARRQGVFEPVLERLLARQDQWASHGSFDESAILDIASQGGLDLAAAEEQLTSAEVQAVIDQDMADVRANQIRQTPTFFVNGEPLDPFGMQELIDAVESEVAEISGEEDGQ; this is encoded by the coding sequence ATGTTCAAAAAAGCGTCTTTTATATTGGCCGGTACGTTAATGCTGACCGCTGCAATCGTCGCCGTATCGAAACCTGCCCTCTTAGGCATGCAAGCTCAGGCAGCAAAGGAGAGCGGTGTCCAGGCAGAGGACTCCTTGGTGCGCTCACACTCCCCCATCTTGGGGCGAGAAGACGCGCCGGTGACGATTGTGGAATTCTTCGATCCGGCTTGCGAAGCCTGCCGTGCTTTCTACCCCCTGACAAAAAGTATTCTGGAAACCTACCCAGAAAAAGTGCGGCTCATCGTGCGCTACACTCCTTTCCACGGCGACGTATCTGATAAGGCCATTCGGGTATTAGAAGTCGCTCGTCGTCAGGGCGTCTTTGAACCGGTACTTGAGAGGCTGCTGGCTCGCCAGGATCAATGGGCTTCACATGGCAGTTTTGATGAATCCGCTATCCTCGATATCGCGAGCCAAGGGGGCCTTGATTTAGCGGCTGCCGAAGAGCAACTGACTTCTGCTGAGGTGCAGGCGGTGATTGACCAAGACATGGCGGATGTCAGAGCCAATCAGATTCGCCAAACACCCACCTTTTTTGTCAATGGCGAGCCTTTAGACCCCTTTGGTATGCAAGAGCTGATTGATGCCGTTGAGAGTGAAGTAGCGGAGATCTCTGGGGAAGAGGATGGCCAGTGA
- a CDS encoding M23 family metallopeptidase, translating to MQRWWLLGLVGLYPLLAEANWQTHLSLPPSELSPVRLQAASEQEGTLPLDSVDTLTFGRDVVIDTTLYEALAAEGVPTRFATKLETLLSEFIAAPLEFSGSERIQLVWEEDRRQDGTRVGPPRLSYAALPDQAEPLEVIWPVTQKGDVALFKSDTLLGTLRLPVLSARLTSRFGNRRHPVYGGMRPHNGIDLAAPTGTPVIATAPGRVSFMGRQGGYGQVIEVEHDTGAISRYTHLSRFSPQLVVGDLVNAGEPLGEVGSSGVATGPNLHYEVRVNDQPVDPLGQGQRIMLGKQPTQSEYQASLYGARDRLEQAIGTASLYDLISFNEP from the coding sequence ATGCAGCGCTGGTGGTTACTAGGCTTGGTGGGCTTGTACCCCTTGCTAGCCGAAGCCAATTGGCAAACGCACCTGTCATTGCCGCCGTCTGAACTTAGCCCTGTCAGGTTACAGGCGGCTAGCGAGCAAGAAGGCACATTACCGCTCGATAGCGTTGATACCCTAACCTTTGGGCGTGATGTCGTCATTGATACCACCCTCTACGAGGCCTTGGCAGCAGAAGGTGTCCCAACGCGTTTCGCCACTAAACTGGAAACACTGCTCAGCGAGTTTATCGCAGCGCCGCTGGAGTTTTCTGGCAGTGAACGTATTCAATTAGTGTGGGAGGAAGATCGACGCCAGGACGGCACCCGTGTTGGGCCACCACGCCTCAGTTATGCCGCTCTGCCTGATCAGGCAGAGCCCTTGGAGGTCATATGGCCGGTCACCCAAAAGGGGGACGTAGCTCTTTTCAAAAGCGACACCCTGCTAGGCACGTTGCGGTTGCCCGTGCTTAGTGCCCGCTTAACGTCTCGCTTTGGGAATCGGCGACATCCTGTGTATGGAGGGATGCGTCCTCATAATGGAATTGACTTGGCTGCGCCGACAGGTACGCCGGTCATTGCCACCGCACCTGGGCGCGTATCCTTTATGGGTCGCCAAGGTGGATACGGGCAGGTGATCGAGGTGGAACACGACACAGGGGCCATTAGTCGCTACACACACCTTAGCCGATTCTCCCCACAGCTAGTGGTTGGGGATTTAGTCAACGCGGGAGAGCCGCTCGGAGAGGTGGGTTCGTCCGGGGTCGCCACGGGCCCCAACCTGCATTACGAAGTGAGAGTCAATGACCAGCCTGTTGATCCCCTTGGTCAAGGTCAACGCATCATGCTGGGCAAACAGCCGACTCAAAGTGAATATCAAGCATCACTTTACGGGGCAAGAGATCGCTTGGAACAAGCTATCGGCACGGCGTCCCTTTATGACTTGATCTCGTTTAACGAGCCGTAA
- a CDS encoding helix-turn-helix domain-containing protein: MSMIGQSISIGELARRADCKPETVRYYERIGLLRDATRTGGGQRRYGDDAVRRLTFIRHARDFGFSVESVRELLAMSDQPDMPCQEVDAIATHHLKKVESRLQRLSALREELQRMVTQCAGGKVESCRIIEVISDHQLCITENSHGGAHDLG; the protein is encoded by the coding sequence ATGTCGATGATCGGCCAAAGTATCAGCATTGGTGAGTTAGCACGACGAGCCGATTGCAAACCTGAAACGGTTCGTTATTACGAGCGTATTGGGTTGCTGCGCGATGCGACCCGAACCGGCGGAGGACAGCGCCGCTATGGAGACGACGCTGTGCGGCGTTTGACCTTTATTCGTCATGCCCGAGACTTTGGCTTTTCAGTGGAGTCAGTGCGAGAGCTTTTGGCCATGTCAGATCAACCTGATATGCCTTGCCAAGAAGTCGATGCCATCGCCACACATCACCTAAAGAAAGTGGAGTCCCGCCTTCAACGACTGTCCGCACTGCGTGAGGAGCTTCAACGGATGGTCACGCAGTGTGCCGGTGGCAAAGTGGAAAGCTGCCGAATTATTGAGGTCATCAGTGATCATCAGCTCTGTATCACAGAAAACTCACATGGAGGGGCCCACGACTTGGGTTAG
- a CDS encoding heavy metal translocating P-type ATPase, producing MKTSTPTTAPTTLTLYVEGMDCGGCERKVVSALERLDGIEEVTASSVTGSVKIHHHDHGAPSRKTIDGILNELGYQVASHDGQTHASGSASPWWQTAKGRLVIITGNLLIVAFALRLAWPALGNVPFILATLVGLMPIAQSAWGALKMRNPFTIEMLMCIAALGALAINAAAEAAMVVFLFAVGELLEGVAASRARRSISALANLTPSTARLMDNGHLRDVSAESLKPGQRVLVRPGDRVPCDGRILVGTSDIDESPVNGESIPRSRAPGDDIFAGTVNLDAALEVEVTRGADDNTIARVIRLVEEAQAAKAPIARFIDRFAYYYMPAVVLLALLMAIVPPLVSTIAWSESIYRALALLLIACPCALVISTPAAIAAGLSAGARRGLLIKGGAVLEQLGKLRLVALDKTGTLTAGTPRVTDVESWIAEEDDNSVLRLAAAIERDSSHPIATAIVDHARQSGLNLPTVIGSRALAGRGVSGQVEGRELSLMTPRHLHEQVILDESLSARIVALEEAGKSLALLVEGERLLGLIAVRDEPREDALEGLAALSRLGVQAVMLSGDNARTVAATGGRLGIEAYGELMPEDKAAYVRDWQAAGRGPIGKVGDGINDAPALAAADVGIAMGGGTDVALETADAALLKNRVTGIAELIDLSCATLRNVKTNVVLALGLKAIFLVTTALGITGMWIAVMADTGATVLVTLNAMRLLGYRFSPNTALTGLSQGKVTS from the coding sequence ATGAAAACATCGACGCCGACAACAGCGCCTACCACCTTGACGCTGTATGTCGAAGGCATGGACTGCGGCGGTTGTGAGCGCAAGGTTGTGTCGGCGCTAGAGCGGCTGGACGGCATTGAGGAAGTAACGGCAAGCTCGGTCACGGGATCGGTGAAGATTCATCACCACGATCACGGGGCCCCCTCGCGAAAGACCATTGATGGCATACTGAACGAACTAGGCTATCAAGTGGCTTCCCATGATGGCCAAACACACGCATCTGGCTCTGCATCCCCTTGGTGGCAAACCGCTAAAGGGCGCTTGGTCATTATCACAGGAAATCTGCTGATCGTAGCCTTCGCGCTTCGTTTAGCATGGCCTGCGCTGGGTAATGTGCCTTTCATTCTGGCCACGCTGGTCGGCTTAATGCCCATTGCGCAGAGTGCCTGGGGCGCCCTCAAGATGCGCAACCCCTTTACCATCGAGATGCTGATGTGCATCGCTGCGCTTGGCGCATTGGCCATCAATGCTGCCGCTGAAGCTGCGATGGTCGTGTTCTTGTTCGCCGTAGGTGAGCTACTCGAAGGGGTAGCTGCTTCACGGGCGCGCCGCAGTATCTCAGCCTTGGCAAATTTAACACCCTCAACGGCGAGGCTGATGGACAATGGCCATCTGCGTGACGTCTCGGCGGAGTCACTTAAACCCGGCCAGCGTGTGCTGGTGCGGCCCGGTGATCGCGTTCCCTGCGATGGACGCATCCTGGTGGGCACCTCCGACATTGACGAGTCGCCGGTAAACGGCGAGTCCATCCCCCGTTCGCGAGCGCCTGGTGATGACATTTTTGCTGGCACAGTGAATCTTGATGCCGCCCTGGAGGTGGAGGTAACACGAGGCGCTGATGACAATACGATCGCACGCGTTATTCGCCTGGTTGAAGAAGCACAGGCCGCCAAGGCACCGATAGCACGCTTTATTGATCGTTTTGCGTATTACTATATGCCCGCCGTCGTCTTACTCGCCCTACTGATGGCGATAGTGCCACCGCTGGTATCGACCATAGCATGGTCGGAGTCGATTTACCGTGCGTTAGCATTGCTGTTAATCGCATGCCCCTGCGCGTTAGTCATTTCCACCCCAGCCGCCATCGCCGCAGGTCTCTCGGCGGGCGCTCGGCGCGGCCTACTGATCAAAGGGGGAGCCGTTCTTGAACAGTTAGGTAAGCTTCGCTTGGTGGCATTAGACAAGACGGGCACCCTGACTGCGGGTACCCCAAGAGTCACAGATGTGGAGTCTTGGATCGCTGAGGAAGACGATAACAGCGTATTGCGGCTCGCCGCCGCGATAGAGCGAGATTCCAGTCACCCTATCGCCACGGCTATCGTTGATCATGCCCGACAGTCGGGCCTAAACCTCCCCACCGTCATCGGCAGCCGCGCTCTGGCGGGGCGCGGAGTCTCCGGCCAGGTGGAGGGTCGCGAGCTGAGCTTAATGACGCCTCGCCACCTTCACGAGCAGGTCATCCTTGATGAAAGTCTCAGTGCTCGGATTGTCGCGTTAGAAGAAGCCGGCAAGAGCCTCGCTCTCCTCGTTGAAGGCGAGCGTTTGTTGGGCTTGATCGCTGTTCGCGATGAGCCACGCGAAGATGCCCTTGAAGGCCTAGCGGCGCTATCCCGCTTAGGCGTACAGGCGGTCATGCTCAGCGGTGATAATGCCCGCACCGTCGCTGCCACTGGGGGTCGCTTAGGCATTGAAGCGTACGGCGAACTGATGCCTGAAGACAAGGCAGCGTATGTTCGAGACTGGCAAGCGGCAGGCCGTGGCCCCATCGGTAAAGTAGGCGATGGCATCAACGATGCACCGGCACTCGCGGCAGCCGATGTCGGTATCGCGATGGGGGGCGGCACGGATGTGGCGTTGGAAACCGCCGATGCAGCCTTGCTCAAGAACCGCGTTACCGGCATTGCCGAACTGATAGATCTCTCTTGTGCCACGCTGCGCAATGTGAAAACCAACGTTGTTCTCGCCCTTGGCTTAAAAGCCATTTTCCTAGTCACGACGGCTCTGGGTATTACCGGCATGTGGATTGCGGTAATGGCCGATACCGGTGCTACCGTTCTGGTGACGTTGAACGCCATGCGACTGCTGGGTTACCGCTTTTCGCCCAATACCGCGTTGACAGGCCTGTCACAAGGAAAAGTAACCTCATGA
- the lspA gene encoding signal peptidase II, with the protein MRTAQNDSPLRRWPWFTFACVMTLADQLVKEIVHAQMSFGQVIPLTPFFNWVYTGNTGAAFSFLAEAGGWQRYLFLGLALVVVVVLLVQLCKPLSRLEACAYSLILGGALGNTVDRLARGYVVDYLDVYWGEWHWPAFNMADIALFAGVAVYAVALWRERPAFKRTE; encoded by the coding sequence ATGAGAACAGCGCAAAACGATAGCCCCTTACGTCGTTGGCCATGGTTCACATTTGCTTGCGTGATGACTCTAGCCGATCAACTGGTCAAAGAAATTGTGCATGCCCAGATGTCGTTTGGCCAAGTCATTCCGCTAACGCCGTTTTTTAACTGGGTTTATACCGGGAATACAGGAGCCGCTTTCAGCTTTCTCGCGGAGGCAGGTGGTTGGCAGCGCTACCTCTTTCTTGGTTTAGCGTTGGTGGTCGTCGTCGTATTGCTCGTGCAGCTATGCAAACCCCTGTCGCGCTTGGAGGCCTGTGCGTACAGTTTGATTCTTGGCGGCGCACTCGGTAATACCGTTGATCGCTTAGCGCGTGGGTACGTCGTCGACTATCTGGACGTTTACTGGGGCGAATGGCATTGGCCCGCCTTTAACATGGCCGATATCGCGCTATTTGCAGGTGTAGCGGTATACGCAGTGGCGTTATGGCGTGAGCGTCCTGCTTTTAAGCGCACTGAGTAA